Proteins encoded by one window of Enterococcus faecalis:
- the prmC gene encoding peptide chain release factor N(5)-glutamine methyltransferase: MAKRYFEVLNWASSFLEAQGKEGYAIHYVFLERKGWDKTQWLLHMQEEMPKEEEKQLKTDLAQLLTDYPAQYLLGQAEFYGHSFIVNEHTLIPRPETEELVERCLKANPDTPLTVVDVGTGTGAIAISLKLARPNWRVIAIDLSEEALTVAKKNAQVLGADIEFYHGNGLQPVASEKIDLLISNPPYISEQEWHLMDASVRTYEPKTALFAENNGLALYQQLIHESQTMLKADGKIYFEIGFQQGAALQELLSAAYPQKTIKIEKDLSGNDRLAIAE, encoded by the coding sequence ATGGCTAAACGTTACTTTGAAGTCCTTAACTGGGCTTCTTCTTTTTTAGAGGCGCAAGGCAAAGAAGGCTATGCTATTCACTATGTTTTTTTAGAACGTAAAGGTTGGGATAAAACGCAGTGGCTCCTGCATATGCAAGAAGAAATGCCCAAAGAAGAAGAGAAACAATTAAAAACGGATTTAGCCCAATTATTGACAGATTACCCAGCACAATATTTACTAGGACAAGCTGAATTTTATGGACATTCCTTTATTGTTAATGAACATACTTTGATTCCTAGACCAGAAACAGAAGAATTAGTCGAGCGTTGCTTAAAAGCCAATCCAGATACTCCTTTGACGGTCGTGGATGTCGGAACAGGGACAGGTGCCATTGCGATTAGCTTGAAACTGGCACGGCCCAACTGGCGAGTTATTGCCATTGATCTTTCAGAGGAAGCGTTGACTGTCGCTAAAAAAAACGCGCAAGTATTAGGTGCTGACATCGAATTTTATCATGGGAATGGCTTACAGCCAGTTGCTTCTGAAAAAATTGATCTGCTTATTTCTAATCCGCCCTATATTAGTGAACAAGAATGGCATTTAATGGATGCAAGTGTCCGAACGTATGAACCTAAAACCGCTTTATTCGCTGAAAATAACGGTTTGGCCTTATACCAACAATTAATTCATGAAAGTCAAACGATGCTTAAAGCAGACGGTAAAATTTATTTTGAAATAGGGTTTCAACAAGGCGCGGCCCTCCAAGAATTATTGAGCGCCGCCTATCCACAAAAAACAATTAAAATTGAAAAAGATTTATCTGGCAACGATCGCCTCGCGATAGCCGAGTAA
- a CDS encoding L-threonylcarbamoyladenylate synthase: METKKLTKQEIAQAAAAIQAGELVAFPTETVYGLGADALNEAAVKKVYQVKGRPSDNPLIVHVNNVEMVKKYVATLPEVATKLVSAFWPGPLTLIFNVPSDTFSKTVTGGLETVAFRMPDNQATLALIEQANVPLVGPSANTSGKPSPTSAEHVYHDLQGKIAAILDDGPTQIGVESTVLDLTAEDGVPVILRPGAITKEQLESIIPQVKIDTHLISETAAPKAPGMKYKHYSPDAEVWIISGQTAEWQAAIQQAKEQQEKIGLFLSDEQAAQLDTENTFVYSYGAETVENATKELFAGLRALDEQGATTIFAQGFAETGLGTAYMNRLKKSANQKFFEK; this comes from the coding sequence ATGGAAACAAAAAAATTAACCAAACAAGAAATAGCCCAAGCAGCAGCAGCCATTCAAGCAGGCGAGCTAGTGGCTTTTCCAACAGAAACTGTTTATGGCTTAGGTGCCGATGCCTTAAATGAAGCGGCAGTAAAAAAAGTTTACCAAGTAAAAGGCCGCCCCAGTGATAATCCATTGATCGTTCATGTGAACAACGTTGAAATGGTCAAAAAATACGTAGCGACCTTACCAGAAGTCGCTACAAAATTGGTGTCTGCCTTTTGGCCGGGACCATTAACTTTAATTTTTAATGTGCCTAGCGATACATTTTCTAAAACAGTAACAGGTGGTTTAGAGACAGTCGCTTTTCGTATGCCAGATAACCAAGCGACCTTAGCTTTGATTGAACAAGCCAATGTTCCATTGGTCGGACCAAGTGCGAACACTTCTGGCAAGCCTAGTCCAACATCTGCAGAGCATGTTTATCATGATTTGCAGGGGAAAATTGCTGCCATATTAGATGATGGCCCAACGCAGATTGGGGTGGAGTCAACGGTCTTAGATTTAACGGCGGAAGATGGTGTGCCAGTTATTTTACGACCAGGAGCAATTACCAAAGAGCAGTTGGAAAGCATTATTCCCCAAGTGAAAATCGATACACATTTGATTAGTGAAACTGCAGCACCCAAAGCGCCAGGGATGAAATACAAACACTATTCTCCTGATGCGGAAGTTTGGATTATAAGCGGTCAAACAGCAGAATGGCAAGCGGCGATTCAGCAAGCAAAAGAACAACAGGAAAAAATCGGCTTATTTTTAAGTGATGAACAGGCAGCACAACTAGATACAGAAAATACGTTTGTTTATTCTTATGGTGCAGAAACGGTTGAAAATGCCACAAAAGAACTATTTGCAGGGTTAAGAGCGTTAGATGAGCAAGGAGCTACCACGATTTTTGCACAAGGATTTGCAGAAACTGGTTTAGGCACTGCTTACATGAATCGCTTGAAAAAATCAGCTAATCAAAAATTTTTTGAAAAATAA
- a CDS encoding thymidine kinase, which produces MAQLFFKYGAMNSGKTIEILKVAHNYEEQDKPVVLMTSGLDTRDGVGKVSSRIGLRRDAIPIFEETNVFDLINDLSYKPFCVLVDECQFLNKHHVIEFARIVDELDIPVMAFGLKNDFRNELFEGSKYLLLYADKLEELKTICWFCHKKATMNLHYIDGKPVYEGDQVQIGGNEAYYPVCRKHYFHPKTVNEEQ; this is translated from the coding sequence ATGGCTCAATTATTTTTCAAGTATGGCGCAATGAACAGTGGTAAAACCATTGAAATCTTAAAAGTAGCACACAATTACGAAGAACAAGACAAACCAGTTGTTTTGATGACCAGTGGACTAGATACACGTGATGGTGTTGGGAAAGTATCCAGTCGCATCGGATTACGCAGAGATGCTATTCCAATTTTTGAAGAAACCAATGTCTTTGACTTGATTAATGATTTGTCTTACAAACCTTTTTGCGTATTAGTCGATGAATGTCAATTTTTAAACAAGCATCATGTCATTGAATTTGCACGAATTGTTGACGAATTAGATATTCCAGTAATGGCATTTGGGCTAAAGAATGATTTTAGAAATGAATTATTTGAAGGCTCAAAGTATTTACTTTTATATGCAGACAAATTAGAAGAATTAAAAACGATTTGCTGGTTCTGTCATAAAAAAGCAACTATGAACTTGCACTATATTGATGGCAAACCCGTTTATGAAGGGGATCAAGTCCAAATTGGTGGGAATGAAGCCTACTATCCTGTTTGTCGCAAACATTATTTTCATCCAAAAACAGTGAATGAAGAACAGTAA
- the glyA gene encoding serine hydroxymethyltransferase → MDYKTYDPDLWNAIAREEERQENNLELIASENVVSKAVMAAQGSILTNKYAEGYPGKRYYGGCEFIDIVENLAIDRAKELFGAKFANVQAHSGSQANTAAYLSLVEPGDTILGMDLSAGGHLTHGSPVNFSGKTYNFVSYGVDPSTEVIDYDVVRILAREHRPKLIVAGASAYSRTIDFKRFREIADEVDAKLMVDMAHIAGLVASGLHPNPVPYADIVTSTTHKTLRGPRGGLILTNSEELAKKVNSSIFPGIQGGPLEHVIAGKAAAFKEALDPSFAEYSQQVIANAQAMTKVFNQAPEARLISGATDNHLLLIEVTGFGLNGKEAEAILDSVNITVNKNSIPFEQLSPFKTSGIRIGTPAITSRGFKEEDAVEVAKLIVQVLKDPENTAVHDEVKAAVAALTKKYPLYN, encoded by the coding sequence ATGGATTACAAAACGTATGACCCAGATTTATGGAATGCAATTGCAAGAGAAGAAGAGCGCCAAGAAAATAACTTGGAACTAATCGCATCTGAGAATGTCGTGTCAAAAGCGGTGATGGCTGCCCAAGGAAGTATTTTAACGAATAAATACGCAGAAGGTTACCCTGGCAAACGGTACTATGGTGGTTGTGAATTTATCGATATCGTAGAAAATTTAGCTATCGATCGTGCCAAAGAATTATTTGGTGCAAAATTCGCGAATGTACAAGCCCATTCAGGTTCTCAAGCCAATACAGCGGCATACCTTTCATTGGTTGAACCAGGTGATACCATTTTGGGGATGGATTTATCAGCTGGTGGTCACTTAACACATGGTTCGCCCGTTAACTTTAGTGGAAAAACCTATAATTTTGTCAGTTATGGAGTGGATCCTTCAACAGAAGTAATCGATTACGATGTCGTGCGAATTTTAGCAAGAGAACATCGTCCAAAACTAATCGTTGCAGGCGCAAGTGCGTATTCACGAACGATTGACTTCAAACGTTTCCGTGAAATCGCTGATGAAGTAGATGCCAAGTTAATGGTTGATATGGCACATATTGCAGGCTTGGTAGCTTCAGGGTTGCACCCAAATCCAGTTCCGTATGCTGATATCGTAACAAGTACGACCCATAAAACATTGCGTGGTCCTCGTGGCGGTTTAATTTTGACAAATAGCGAAGAATTGGCGAAAAAAGTAAATAGTAGTATTTTCCCAGGCATTCAAGGTGGCCCATTGGAACATGTGATTGCCGGAAAAGCCGCAGCTTTTAAAGAAGCATTGGATCCAAGTTTTGCTGAATATAGTCAGCAAGTGATTGCAAATGCACAAGCGATGACGAAAGTTTTCAATCAAGCGCCAGAAGCTCGTTTAATTAGTGGGGCAACAGACAACCACTTATTACTGATTGAAGTGACAGGTTTTGGTTTAAATGGAAAAGAAGCAGAAGCTATTTTAGATAGTGTAAATATTACTGTCAATAAAAATTCAATTCCGTTTGAACAATTAAGTCCATTTAAAACAAGTGGTATTCGTATTGGAACGCCTGCGATTACTTCACGTGGTTTTAAAGAAGAAGATGCGGTAGAAGTTGCTAAATTAATCGTTCAAGTTTTAAAAGATCCAGAAAATACAGCAGTTCATGATGAAGTCAAAGCAGCTGTAGCAGCGCTAACTAAAAAATATCCATTATATAACTAA
- a CDS encoding AzlD domain-containing protein, whose protein sequence is MPSSEYLFLTILGCTVATWLSRILPFLLLKKISLPQKLLEYLSFVPIVIMSALWFSSLFEQRIGHLPSLNLPYLFASFPTILAAILTKNLLLIVLVGIASFALIQNFI, encoded by the coding sequence ATGCCTTCTTCTGAGTATCTCTTTTTAACAATTTTAGGCTGTACCGTTGCAACCTGGCTTTCAAGAATACTGCCATTTTTACTTTTAAAAAAAATCAGTCTGCCACAGAAATTATTAGAATATCTAAGTTTTGTTCCCATTGTGATTATGTCCGCCTTATGGTTTAGTAGCTTATTTGAACAAAGAATTGGGCATTTACCAAGCCTCAATCTTCCTTATTTATTCGCTTCATTCCCTACCATTTTAGCCGCAATACTTACTAAAAACTTATTGCTTATTGTACTGGTAGGCATTGCTTCATTTGCACTAATCCAAAATTTTATCTAA
- the prfA gene encoding peptide chain release factor 1 — protein sequence MYDQLQSIEDRYEELGELLSDPAVISDTKRFMELSKEEANTRETVEVYRRYKQVVEGISDAEELLSENLDAEMAEMAKEELSDLKKEKEVLEDRIKILLLPKDPNDDKNIIMEIRGAAGGDEAALFAGDLFNMYQKYAEAQGWKAEVLEANVTGIGGYKEVIMMISGDNVFSKLKYESGAHRVQRVPSTESQGRIHTSTATVVVMPEAEEVEIELADKDIRVDIYHASGAGGQHVNKTASAVRLTHLPTGIVVAMQDERSQLKNREKAMKVLRARVYDQIQQEAQSEYDANRKSAVGTGDRSERIRTYNFPQNRVTDHRIGLTIQKLDQILAGKLDEIIDALVLYDQTSKLEEMQNG from the coding sequence ATGTACGATCAATTACAATCTATTGAAGATCGCTATGAGGAATTGGGCGAATTATTAAGTGACCCAGCAGTCATTAGCGATACAAAACGTTTCATGGAATTATCGAAGGAAGAAGCTAATACACGTGAGACGGTTGAAGTTTATCGCCGATATAAACAAGTTGTTGAAGGGATTAGCGATGCCGAAGAACTTTTAAGTGAAAACTTAGATGCGGAAATGGCCGAAATGGCGAAAGAAGAACTTTCTGATTTGAAAAAAGAAAAAGAAGTGTTAGAAGACCGCATTAAAATTTTATTATTACCAAAAGACCCAAATGATGATAAAAATATCATCATGGAAATCCGTGGTGCAGCCGGTGGCGATGAAGCCGCACTTTTTGCTGGCGACTTATTTAATATGTACCAAAAATATGCAGAAGCACAAGGGTGGAAAGCGGAAGTTTTAGAAGCAAACGTCACTGGAATCGGTGGATATAAAGAAGTAATTATGATGATTTCAGGAGATAACGTCTTTTCAAAATTAAAATACGAAAGTGGTGCTCACCGCGTGCAACGAGTTCCTTCAACAGAATCACAAGGACGAATTCATACATCGACAGCAACCGTTGTAGTTATGCCGGAAGCGGAAGAAGTCGAAATCGAATTAGCTGATAAAGATATCCGTGTCGATATTTATCATGCAAGTGGCGCTGGTGGACAGCACGTCAATAAAACCGCTTCGGCTGTTCGTTTAACCCATTTACCAACAGGAATCGTAGTCGCAATGCAAGATGAACGTTCACAGCTAAAAAACCGTGAAAAAGCAATGAAAGTTTTGCGTGCTCGTGTGTATGACCAAATTCAACAAGAAGCACAAAGTGAATATGATGCTAACCGTAAATCGGCGGTGGGGACCGGAGATCGTTCAGAACGAATCAGAACGTATAACTTCCCACAAAATCGAGTAACGGATCATCGTATTGGTTTAACCATCCAAAAACTAGACCAGATTCTTGCTGGTAAATTAGACGAAATCATTGATGCATTAGTCTTATATGATCAAACATCGAAATTAGAAGAGATGCAAAATGGCTAA
- a CDS encoding AzlC family ABC transporter permease produces MNHQLDAPTGIREALPTVFGYIGIGIAFGIVGQAAGFSPLIVSAMSFFIFAGSAQFVTVSMLTGGSPILSIVLATFLVNARMILMGMTIAPYFKAESLGKNLWLGTLLTDESFALGMNKLNHTKGRLSFEWFNAANLISYATWVFSTIIGAYLGRFIANPQALGLEFAVVAMFIGLLYLQIISDRSMKIALQLIMVLITFGLMSIGLIFIPSNLIVLVVTLIGCGIGVMIKHAFF; encoded by the coding sequence ATGAACCACCAATTAGATGCACCCACTGGCATTCGTGAAGCCTTGCCAACGGTTTTTGGCTATATTGGTATTGGCATTGCTTTTGGTATCGTAGGACAAGCAGCAGGTTTTTCCCCTCTTATTGTTAGTGCGATGTCGTTTTTTATTTTTGCAGGATCTGCTCAGTTTGTAACAGTTAGTATGTTGACTGGTGGCAGCCCTATTTTATCTATTGTGTTAGCGACTTTCTTAGTAAATGCGCGTATGATTCTTATGGGAATGACCATTGCGCCTTACTTTAAAGCCGAATCTCTCGGTAAAAATCTCTGGTTGGGAACCTTACTGACGGATGAAAGTTTTGCACTAGGAATGAATAAATTAAACCACACCAAAGGACGTTTAAGTTTTGAGTGGTTTAATGCTGCCAATTTGATTTCCTATGCGACTTGGGTTTTTTCGACGATCATCGGTGCCTATCTAGGGCGCTTTATTGCAAACCCTCAAGCATTAGGTCTTGAGTTTGCGGTCGTGGCTATGTTCATTGGTTTACTCTATCTGCAGATAATTAGTGATCGTTCCATGAAAATCGCTTTACAACTCATCATGGTCCTGATTACTTTTGGTTTGATGTCTATTGGTCTAATTTTTATTCCCAGTAATTTAATTGTCTTAGTTGTCACGTTAATCGGTTGTGGAATAGGAGTGATGATAAAACATGCCTTCTTCTGA
- a CDS encoding Ktr system potassium uptake protein D: MNHTRLLWLAQRKSDRFIRKNFSSIQIIVAYYILMTVISYLLFCLPIFREPDSHVPFIDLFFLAISTVSVTGLTTVDINSVFNDRGIVLLEVLFQVGGLGIMMISTVFFILSKRRITLKQRQLIMTDMNQPRLSGIVRLIRTTFLILIWFQVIFGSLFSLYFYISGYYTNWRDAIFYGFYQAISAVTNSGFDISGDSIIPFAHDYLFLLAIMFLIFIGGIGFPVLLEIHEWLHFKKKNFRKKKRGLPFRFSLFSKIALLAFIVLFIGGTILIYLLEKDHLFLTMNESGRWVSSMFYSMTTRNAGLQINDLGDFQITTLIIFSVLMFIGCSPSSVGGGVRTTTVAIIGLYLLAFLKSEDDISVFSRKIDDDDVKKSIVVFMLSLIMCFFAVVFLSATENLPLISIIVEVASAFGTTGLSLGITDDLTTVGKLMIALLMFIGRIGMLYTLMIFVPKETRDLGYEYPSEKIIIG; this comes from the coding sequence GTGAACCATACACGTTTGCTGTGGCTGGCACAGCGAAAAAGCGATCGATTTATTCGCAAAAATTTTTCATCTATTCAAATCATCGTCGCTTATTACATATTAATGACGGTTATTTCTTATTTATTGTTTTGCCTCCCTATTTTCAGAGAACCTGACTCGCATGTTCCTTTTATTGATTTATTTTTCTTAGCAATCAGTACAGTCAGTGTTACTGGACTCACCACAGTCGATATTAATTCGGTTTTTAATGATCGTGGGATCGTCTTATTGGAGGTTCTTTTCCAAGTTGGTGGCTTAGGGATTATGATGATTTCAACGGTCTTTTTTATTTTATCAAAACGGCGAATCACATTAAAGCAACGTCAGTTAATTATGACTGACATGAATCAGCCGCGACTGAGCGGAATTGTTCGACTGATCCGCACTACTTTTTTGATTTTAATTTGGTTCCAAGTAATCTTCGGCTCGCTCTTTTCGCTTTATTTTTATATAAGTGGTTATTATACGAACTGGCGAGATGCGATATTTTATGGATTTTATCAAGCTATTTCTGCAGTGACTAATTCAGGCTTTGATATTTCAGGTGATTCAATTATCCCTTTTGCTCATGATTATCTCTTTTTACTGGCAATTATGTTCTTAATTTTTATCGGCGGAATTGGATTTCCCGTTTTACTGGAAATTCATGAGTGGTTACATTTTAAGAAAAAGAACTTTCGTAAGAAGAAACGAGGCTTGCCTTTCCGCTTCTCATTGTTTAGTAAAATTGCTTTGCTAGCGTTTATTGTTCTGTTTATTGGCGGGACTATTTTGATTTACTTATTAGAAAAAGATCACCTATTTTTGACAATGAATGAAAGTGGCCGTTGGGTAAGTTCGATGTTTTATTCGATGACTACACGAAACGCTGGCCTCCAAATTAATGATTTAGGGGACTTCCAAATCACAACATTGATTATTTTTTCTGTGTTAATGTTTATTGGTTGTAGTCCTAGCTCTGTTGGTGGTGGTGTTCGAACAACGACTGTTGCGATTATTGGTTTGTATTTGTTAGCCTTTTTAAAAAGTGAAGATGATATTAGCGTCTTTAGCCGTAAAATAGATGACGATGATGTCAAAAAATCGATTGTTGTCTTCATGTTATCTTTGATTATGTGCTTTTTCGCTGTCGTCTTTTTGTCAGCCACTGAAAATCTGCCCTTGATTTCAATCATTGTGGAAGTCGCTTCTGCCTTTGGGACAACCGGTCTTTCTTTAGGCATTACAGACGATTTAACAACAGTAGGTAAATTAATGATTGCCTTATTAATGTTTATTGGACGTATTGGTATGCTTTATACCTTAATGATTTTTGTACCAAAAGAAACACGTGACTTAGGCTACGAATACCCTTCAGAAAAAATTATTATTGGATAA
- a CDS encoding flavocytochrome c, whose product MKKVLMGVLSLGLLLGAATGCTSDQEKAAGKTKASSEKTEATSGASANGYTDPSELKDSYDVVIVGSGGAGMTAALQAKEAGMNPVILEKMPVAGGNTIKSSSGMNASQTKFQEKEGIKDSNDKFFEETLKGGKGTNDQELLRYFVDHSAEAIDWLDTKGITLSNLTITGGMSEKRTHRPADGSAIGGYLVDGLVRNVREEKIPLFVDADVTDLVEENGQIDGVKVKMKDDKEKTVKAKAVVVTTGGFGANEKLITQYKPELKNYVTTNQEGTTGDGIQMIQKVGGALVDMKEIQIHPTVQQSDAFLIGEAVRGEGAILASQKGERFVNELDTRDKVSAAINALPEKSAYLVFDQGVRDRAKAIDFYDQKGFVEKGETIEELAEKIGMPADTLKATIDTWNQDVNAKDDKQFGRTTGMEADLSTAPYYAIKIAPGIHHTMGGVKINTKTEVLREDGTPIKGLYAAGELTGGLHGQNRIGGNAIADIIIYGRQAGTQSAEFASAQK is encoded by the coding sequence ATGAAAAAAGTGTTAATGGGAGTTCTTTCCCTAGGGTTATTATTAGGTGCAGCAACAGGTTGTACAAGCGATCAAGAAAAAGCCGCTGGTAAAACAAAAGCATCTTCTGAAAAAACAGAAGCAACATCTGGTGCCTCTGCTAATGGTTATACAGATCCAAGTGAACTAAAAGACAGTTATGATGTTGTTATTGTTGGCTCAGGTGGTGCGGGGATGACCGCTGCATTACAAGCCAAAGAAGCTGGCATGAATCCAGTTATTTTAGAAAAAATGCCTGTTGCAGGTGGGAATACAATTAAATCGTCTTCAGGAATGAATGCTTCACAAACAAAATTCCAAGAAAAAGAAGGCATTAAAGATAGCAACGATAAATTCTTTGAAGAAACACTAAAAGGCGGTAAAGGAACCAACGATCAAGAATTACTACGTTATTTTGTTGATCATTCAGCTGAAGCAATTGATTGGTTAGATACAAAAGGAATTACATTGAGCAATTTAACGATTACAGGTGGAATGAGCGAAAAACGCACACACCGACCTGCTGACGGATCAGCAATTGGGGGCTATCTAGTTGACGGTTTAGTACGTAACGTTCGCGAAGAAAAAATTCCATTGTTTGTTGATGCTGACGTCACAGACTTAGTTGAAGAAAACGGTCAAATCGATGGCGTAAAAGTGAAAATGAAAGATGATAAAGAAAAAACAGTTAAAGCAAAAGCAGTCGTTGTCACAACAGGTGGTTTCGGTGCCAACGAAAAATTAATTACACAATACAAACCAGAATTGAAAAACTATGTTACAACGAACCAAGAAGGAACAACAGGTGACGGTATCCAAATGATTCAAAAAGTTGGCGGTGCGTTAGTGGATATGAAAGAAATTCAAATTCACCCAACTGTTCAACAAAGCGATGCTTTCTTAATTGGTGAAGCAGTTCGTGGAGAAGGCGCAATCTTGGCTTCTCAAAAAGGAGAACGTTTTGTTAATGAGTTAGATACACGCGACAAAGTTTCCGCAGCAATCAATGCCTTACCAGAAAAATCAGCTTATTTAGTCTTTGACCAAGGCGTACGCGACCGTGCAAAAGCCATTGATTTCTATGATCAAAAAGGCTTCGTGGAAAAAGGTGAAACGATTGAAGAATTAGCTGAAAAAATTGGCATGCCTGCCGATACATTGAAAGCAACGATTGATACTTGGAACCAAGATGTTAATGCCAAAGATGACAAACAATTTGGCCGGACAACTGGAATGGAAGCTGACTTAAGCACAGCGCCTTACTACGCAATTAAAATTGCACCAGGGATTCACCACACAATGGGTGGCGTGAAAATCAACACGAAAACAGAAGTTTTACGTGAAGATGGCACACCAATTAAAGGTCTATATGCTGCTGGTGAATTAACAGGTGGCTTACATGGTCAAAACCGTATCGGAGGCAATGCCATCGCCGATATTATCATTTATGGTCGTCAAGCAGGTACGCAATCAGCAGAATTTGCCTCTGCTCAAAAATAA
- the upp gene encoding uracil phosphoribosyltransferase — protein MGKFQVIDHPLIQHKLTMIREKNCGTKVFREVVNEIAMLMAYEVSRDMPLEDVVIETPMGKSTQKTLSGKKVAIIPILRAGIGMVDGILELIPAAKVGHVGLYRDEETLQPHEYFVKLPEDIASRQLFVVDPMLATGGSAIMAIDSLKERGASNIKFVCLVAVPEGVKALQEAHPDVDIYTAALDERLNEDGYIVPGLGDAGDRLFGTK, from the coding sequence ATGGGAAAATTTCAAGTAATTGATCATCCGCTAATTCAACACAAACTAACAATGATTCGCGAAAAGAACTGTGGGACAAAGGTTTTCCGCGAAGTTGTCAACGAAATTGCTATGTTAATGGCTTATGAAGTATCACGGGATATGCCTTTAGAGGATGTTGTTATCGAAACACCGATGGGTAAATCAACACAAAAAACACTTTCAGGGAAAAAAGTAGCAATCATTCCTATTTTACGTGCCGGCATTGGCATGGTTGATGGGATTTTAGAATTAATTCCAGCAGCGAAAGTTGGACACGTTGGACTTTACCGTGATGAAGAAACATTGCAACCACATGAATACTTCGTGAAATTACCTGAAGACATTGCAAGTCGTCAATTATTTGTTGTTGACCCAATGCTAGCAACAGGTGGTTCCGCAATTATGGCCATCGATTCATTAAAAGAACGTGGTGCTAGCAACATTAAATTTGTATGTCTAGTGGCCGTTCCAGAAGGTGTGAAAGCTTTACAAGAAGCGCACCCAGATGTAGATATTTATACAGCAGCTTTAGATGAGCGCTTAAACGAAGACGGCTATATCGTTCCTGGTTTAGGGGATGCTGGTGACCGTTTATTTGGAACAAAATAA